A stretch of Lathyrus oleraceus cultivar Zhongwan6 chromosome 6, CAAS_Psat_ZW6_1.0, whole genome shotgun sequence DNA encodes these proteins:
- the LOC127093509 gene encoding histidine kinase 5, whose amino-acid sequence MVCEMESDCIEDMMDIEVLPSMWPEDVGTDVGKQFNIEKPGRDQDMLEEVTILEEPAIADFQRLMELTNYTEKGSSQLAYLMQHWEYKQANAVRLLREELDNLSKQRKEVELRKLEILKDNNRFEEESYGGDKRPVSILDDVYYTWQDLPVAIRKSDVVVQNKRIEIEAEYDTVVYWKHRSRDLEKQLEASIRREEILKEKLQESIETIERQSSPVEELSQILKRADNFLHFILQNAPVVIGHQDKELRYRFIYNHFPSLQEEDIIGKTDVEIFTGSGVKESQDFKREVMEKGVAAKKEITFETELFGAKTFLIYVEPVFSKTGETIGVNYMGMEITDQVRKRERMAKLREEIAVQKAKETELNKTIHITEETMRAKQMLATMSHEIRSPLSGVVSMAEILTTTKLDREQRQLLDVMISSGDLVLQLINDILDLSKVESGAMKLEATKFRPREVVRHVLQTAAASLQKMLTLEGDIADDIPIEVTGDVLRIRQILTNLVSNAVKFTHQGKVGINLYVVPEPPFAKSEECHQTATEDQSTVSSNGLKEEKHTSSPRSTRCDQNLIDGKKHTDQPIQNQTFSNECSRSSVNSECSMNDDTEEQTHSTETTVWIRCDVFDTGIGIPEKAIPTLFRRYMQVSADHARKYGGTGLGLAICKQLVELMGGRLTVTSKEHCGSTFTFILPYKVSTACDNSDDPDDLSDVDNNEDDTTEGFFQFQPRTLGSLFTSNGSTRPHRISHKFNGFPDNDSYSNLSSNIISNGTSSIEDASSVIVNASDMSESTSSSSHSSETKHECLVNGNKQNHDNDKAHAMLENGTANSSQCKEAGREMNLEAKSSEPQQTCHGQGKEDSTSSTSTSSEVTKSTLKPNILLVEDNKINIMVTKSMMKQLGYSMDVVNNGVEAIREVQRHSYDIILMDVYMPVMNGLQTTKLIRSYEETGNWDAAREAGIEQSLLASDDCSVLPKKRIHIVAMTANTMSESAEECFANGMDAFVSKPVTLLKLKECLEKHLR is encoded by the exons ATGGTTTGTGAGATGGAGAGTGATTGTATTGAAGATATGATGGATATTGAGGTTTTACCATCAATGTGGCCAGAGGATGTTGGAACTGATGTTGGAAAACAGTTTAACATAGAGAAACCAGGAAGAGATCAAGATATGTTGGAAGAAGTAACAATCTTAGAAGAACCAGCTATAGCTGATTTTCAAAGATTAATGGAGCTTACAAATTATACAGAAAAAGGGTCATCTCAATTGGCTTATTTAATGCAACATTGGGAGTATAAGCAGGCGAACGCGGTTCGACTTCTCCGAGAAGAGCTCGACAATCTTAGTAAACAAAGGAAGGAAGTTGAGCTTAGAAAATTGGAGATACTTAAAGATAATAATCGATTCGAGGAAGAGAGTTATGGTGGAGATAAACGACCGGTTTCGATATTGGACGATGTTTACTATACATGGCAAGATCTACCGGTTGCGATAAGGAAAAGTGATGTTGTTGTTCAAAACAAGAGAATTGAAATTGAGGCTGAGTATGATACTGTTGTTTACTGGAAACATCGGTCGCGTGATTTGGAAAAACAGTTGGAGGCAAGTATTCGGAGAGAGGAGATATTAAAGGAGAAATTACAAGAAAGTATAGAGACTATTGAAAGACAATCTTCACCTGTGGAGGAACTGTCGCAGATTCTTAAGAGAGCAGATAATTTCTTACATTTTATACTTCAAAATGCACCTGTTGTTATTGGCCATCAG GACAAAGAGTTGCGCTATCGTTTTATCTATAATCATTTTCCAAGCTTACAAGAGGAG GACATCATAGGAAAAACGGATGTCGAAATTTTCACGGGATCAGGTGTTAAGGAATCTCAAGATTTCAAAAGAGAAGTAATGGAGAAAGGAGTAGCTGCAAAAAAAGAAATTACTTTTGAGACAGAACTATTTGGAGCTAAGACATTTTTGATATATGTAGAACCTGTGTTTAGCAAAACCGGAGAAACAATTGGAGTGAACTATATGGGAATGGAAATAACAGATCAG GtgagaaaaagagaaagaatgGCTAAGCTAAGGGAAGAAATTGCAGTTCAGAAAGCTAAGGAAACAGAACTTAATAAAACCATTCACATTACAG AGGAGACTATGAGAGCAAAACAAATGCTGGCAACAATGTCTCATGAGATAAGATCACCACTTTCTGGTGTTGTTAGCATGGCTGAAATTCTTACTACAACAAAACTTGATAGGGAGCAAAGACAGCTCTTGGATGTCATGATATCTTCAGGAGATTTGGTTCTTCAACTTATAAATGACATACTTGATCTTTCCAAAGTTGAGTCAG GAGCTATGAAATTGGAAGCTACCAAATTCAGGCCAAGAGAGGTAGTAAGGCATGTACTCCAGACAGCTGCAGCATCATTGCAGAAAATGTTAACATTGGAAGGAGATATAGCAGATGATATACCTATTGAGGTCACTGGAGATGTTTTAAGGATTCGGCAGATTCTCACAAATTTAGTCAG CAATGCTGTCAAGTTTACACATCAAGGCAAAGTTGGTATAAACCTTTATGTTGTTCCAGAACCACCATTTGCCAAATCAGAAGAATGCCACCAAACGGCGACAGAAGACCAGTCAACTGTTTCTTCAAATGGATTGAAGGAAGAGAAACATACATCATCACCAAGAAGTACTAGATGTGATCAAAATCTTATTGATGGTAAAAAACACACTGACCAACCAATCCAGAATCAAACATTTAGCAATGAATGTAGTAGATCTTCAGTCAACAGTGAATGCTCAATGAATGATGATACTGAGGAGCAAACTCATTCAACTGAAACAACAGTGTGGATACGTTGCGATGTATTTGACACAGGAATTGGCATACCAG AAAAGGCTATACCTACTTTATTTAGAAGGTACATGCAAGTCAGTGCAGACCATGCTCGAAAATATGGAGGCACAGGTCTTGGATTAGCAATATGTAAACAACTG GTTGAGTTAATGGGGGGTCGCCTAACAGTAACGAGCAAAGAACATTGTGGTTCTACCTTCACATTCATACTACCATACAAGGTTTCAACAGCTTGTGATAATTCTGATGATCCAGATGACCTTTCAGATGTTGATAATAATGAAGACGACACAACCGAGGGATTCTTCCAATTCCAACCGCGAACTTTAGGCTCACTTTTCACTTCTAATGGATCCACCAGACCACACAGAATCTCCCACAAGTTCAATGGTTTTCCAGACAACGACTCTTACTCAAACCTCTCTAGTAACATCATTTCAAATGGAACAAGTTCAATTGAGGATGCATCTTCGGTTATTGTTAATGCTTCAGATATGTCTGAATCAACAAGTTCATCAAGTCACAGCTCAGAAACAAAGCATGAATGTTTAGTTAATGGAAACAAACAGAATCATGATAATGATAAGGCACATGCTATGTTAGAAAATGGTACCGCAAACTCTAGTCAATGTAAGGAAGCAGGTAGAGAAATGAATTTAGAAGCAAAGTCAAGTGAACCACAACAAACATGTCATGGTCAAGGGAAGGAAGATAGTACTAGTAGCACTAGCACATCATCAGAAGTAACCAAATCGACGTTAAAGCCGAATATTCTTCTCGTTGAAGATAACAAGATTAATATCATGGTGACAAAGTCAATGATGAAGCAGCTAGGATATAGCATGGATGTTGTGAATAATGGAGTTGAAGCCATACGCGAGGTTCAACGGCATTCTTATGACATAATCTTGATG GATGTTTACATGCCCGTTATGAATGGTCTTCAAACAACAAAACTGATTAGGTCTTATGAGGAAACAGGCAATTGGGATGCTGCAAGAGAAGCTGGAATTGAACAAAGTTTATTGGCTTCAGATGATTGTTCTGTACTACCTAAAAAGCGGATCCACATTGTCGCG ATGACAGCAAACACAATGTCAGAGAGTGCTGAAGAATGTTTCGCCAACGGTATGGACGCGTTTGTGTCGAAACCAGTGACACTCCTAAAATTGAAAGAGTGTCTTGAAAAGCATCTAAGGTGA